From a single Centropristis striata isolate RG_2023a ecotype Rhode Island chromosome 14, C.striata_1.0, whole genome shotgun sequence genomic region:
- the hax1 gene encoding HCLS1-associated protein X-1: protein MSVFDLFRGFFGVPGGHYRGGRDPFFDAMTHDDDDDDDDDDDDGFYYEGFRGDQQDPFDSALRFGFSVGPNGMRIQEPQMFGQVLREMEEIFSQLGRWDGQQESGHFGVPRIMPPPQDRAEPGDRRPSGNPLRDFMLKSPDNNPQGPQAGPSREPRNDGPSYESPEFPSSPFHGWTPFSKFNDIWKREQQKAPEEELKEDRDLDSAVSSGGLDQILTPPAGQAPNQPRIRSFFQSVSVTKVVKPDGTVEERRTVRDSQGKEETTVTRSGGPGTLERPDHQTASVIPGGQNRFSDLRDDDSLFSKFFGGFK, encoded by the exons ATGAGTGTTTTTGATTTATTCCGCGGGTTCTTCGGAGTACCTGGAGGTCACTACCGTGGCGGAAG GGACCCCTTCTTTGATGCCATGactcatgatgatgatgatgatgatgacgatgatgatgacgatgggTTCTACTATGAGGGGTTCAGAGGGGACCAGCAGGACCCCTTTGACAGTGCCTTGAGGTTTGGCTTCAGCGTTGGACCCAACGGAATGAGGATCCAGGAGCCGCAAATGTTTGGCCAAGTCCTCAGGGAGATGGAGGAGATATTCTCCCAGCTGGGCCGCTGGGATGGACAGCAAGAGTCTGGACACTTTG GTGTTCCACGTATCATGCCGCCACCTCAGGACAGAGCAGAGCCGGGTGACAGGCGACCCAGTGGGAACCCACTGAGAGACTTCATGCTCAAATCCCCTGACAACAACCCACAAGGACCACAAGCAGGACCATCTAGGGAACCCAGAAATGATGGCCCTTCTTATGAGTCACCAGAATTTCCCAGCTCGCCATTCCACGGCTGGACCCCTTTTTCAAAG tttaatgatATTTGGAAAAGAGAGCAACAGAAAGCTCCAGAGGAAGAGCTCAAAGAAGACAGAG ATCTGGACTCTGCAGTCTCCTCTGGGGGCTTGGATCAGATTCTGACGCCACCTGCTGGTCAGGCACCGAACCAACCCAGGATTCGCTCCTTCTTCCAGTCGGTCTCAGTCACCAAGGTGGTGAAACCTGATGGG ACTGTCGAGGAGAGGCGAACAGTCAGAGACAGCCAAGGTAAAGAAGAGACCACAGTGACCCGCTCAGGAGGTCCTGGTACCCTGGAGAGACCAGACCATCAAACCGCATCTGTCATACCAG GAGGTCAAAATCGATTTTCGGACTTGCGAGACGACGACTCACTATTCTCCAAGTTCTTCGGAGGGTTTAAGTAA